Proteins co-encoded in one Oceanidesulfovibrio indonesiensis genomic window:
- a CDS encoding methyl-accepting chemotaxis protein yields the protein MISLRKSLGAKVLLLVCLVSLAAFGGLFFANSYWQRTSNLELIRHSAEMTAALIFEAISEPMSVGNNAATTDQFQRIHEKFHDVRAYLTDFNGNITYSTRDEALRKDVDAVVDSPDFINILNAALANEATPFEEGRVMTLEGAPYFLEVSRVLNQPSCHHCHGPNRKNLGAMVVMQDISPAMAALHGQQVKSGAISLVGLTALVVILSYFLRGAVIKRVRALTATAGRVEHGDLNIDFDSRGTDELSQLGQHLQSMVGAIKDQLEYNRGVLQGIIVPLYVVDGKGTITFCNKPLAQILGNGSCDAFEGRKAGEFFTDPEEGDVTARSLAECGVRSGFIRYRRDDGTVFPLRYELSPLCDAQGNVSGAIGVMMDLTQEEADKEKIREHSENLEQVAEQVMDVAHSLADAARELSMQMDELTEGVEDTARQTDDLATSMEEMNATVYHVAENAGEVAKASDDAREVAHEGGGEVETTLDTTREVAQRAERLARALETLDSRAENIGAVVAVINEIADQTNLLALNAAIEAARAGEAGKGFAVVADEVRKLAERTMQATKEVEGVVVEIQQGTRESVKEMGATKEMVEQSAERAENAGKVLKRIMSQAEAIAQKVQSIASASEQQSSASESINESVSRINNLSQDGARRIEEANDAITRVSEMAANLANLVELFREDRRSHTRIDLAGLGVEHHVAVRTKGGSTEMKLINISAGGARLEADTNTRSIVEQEERITLLSRFPKDSGLPGEMRAEVRWAGGTLVGIQFEKILPIDESGLERVLRALKGR from the coding sequence ATGATCAGTTTGCGAAAGTCGCTCGGCGCCAAGGTTCTGCTTCTCGTCTGTCTCGTATCGCTCGCCGCGTTCGGCGGTCTGTTTTTCGCCAACTCGTACTGGCAGCGCACATCGAATCTGGAACTCATCCGCCACAGCGCGGAGATGACGGCGGCCCTCATCTTCGAGGCCATCAGCGAGCCCATGTCCGTGGGCAACAACGCCGCCACCACAGATCAGTTTCAGCGTATTCACGAAAAATTCCACGACGTCCGCGCCTACCTCACGGACTTCAACGGGAACATCACCTACTCCACCCGGGATGAAGCCCTGCGCAAAGATGTCGACGCGGTAGTCGACTCGCCGGACTTCATCAACATTCTCAATGCGGCGCTGGCGAATGAAGCTACGCCTTTCGAGGAAGGCCGGGTTATGACCCTGGAGGGCGCACCGTACTTCCTGGAAGTCAGCAGAGTACTGAACCAGCCCTCATGCCATCACTGCCACGGGCCTAACCGCAAGAACCTTGGGGCCATGGTGGTCATGCAGGATATCTCGCCGGCCATGGCCGCACTGCATGGACAGCAGGTGAAGAGCGGAGCCATTTCCCTGGTCGGGCTCACAGCGCTCGTCGTCATTCTCTCCTACTTCCTGCGCGGCGCGGTCATCAAACGCGTGCGTGCGCTCACCGCCACGGCCGGCCGGGTGGAGCACGGCGACCTGAACATCGATTTCGATTCCCGCGGCACGGATGAGCTCTCCCAGCTCGGCCAGCACCTGCAATCCATGGTCGGGGCCATCAAGGACCAGCTGGAGTACAACCGTGGAGTGCTGCAGGGCATCATAGTGCCGCTTTACGTGGTGGACGGCAAAGGCACCATCACCTTCTGCAACAAGCCGCTTGCCCAAATACTGGGCAACGGTTCCTGCGATGCCTTCGAGGGACGCAAAGCCGGCGAGTTCTTTACTGATCCTGAGGAAGGCGACGTGACTGCCAGGTCTCTCGCCGAGTGCGGCGTACGTTCCGGTTTCATCCGCTACAGACGCGACGACGGTACGGTCTTCCCCCTGCGCTACGAGCTTTCGCCTCTGTGCGATGCGCAGGGCAACGTGAGCGGCGCCATCGGAGTGATGATGGACCTGACGCAGGAAGAGGCGGACAAGGAAAAGATCCGCGAGCATAGCGAAAACCTGGAGCAGGTGGCCGAGCAGGTGATGGATGTGGCCCACAGTCTGGCCGATGCTGCGCGCGAACTTTCCATGCAGATGGACGAACTGACCGAAGGCGTGGAAGACACTGCGCGGCAGACCGACGACCTTGCTACCTCCATGGAGGAGATGAACGCCACCGTGTACCATGTGGCCGAAAACGCGGGCGAGGTGGCCAAGGCCTCGGACGATGCGCGCGAGGTGGCCCACGAAGGCGGCGGCGAGGTCGAAACCACACTGGACACCACCCGCGAGGTCGCGCAACGCGCCGAACGGCTCGCCAGAGCTCTGGAGACGCTGGACTCCCGCGCCGAGAACATCGGCGCCGTGGTGGCGGTGATCAACGAGATCGCCGACCAGACGAACCTGCTCGCCCTCAACGCTGCCATCGAGGCGGCGCGCGCCGGCGAGGCCGGCAAGGGATTCGCCGTGGTGGCGGACGAGGTGCGCAAGCTGGCCGAGCGGACCATGCAGGCCACCAAGGAGGTGGAGGGCGTGGTGGTGGAGATCCAGCAGGGCACCCGGGAATCCGTGAAGGAAATGGGCGCGACCAAGGAGATGGTGGAGCAGAGCGCCGAGCGCGCGGAGAACGCCGGCAAGGTTCTCAAGCGGATCATGTCCCAGGCCGAGGCCATCGCCCAGAAGGTGCAGTCCATCGCCTCGGCATCGGAGCAGCAATCCTCGGCGAGTGAAAGCATCAACGAGAGCGTCTCGCGCATCAACAACCTTTCCCAGGACGGCGCTCGCCGCATCGAGGAGGCCAACGACGCAATCACCCGGGTTTCGGAAATGGCCGCCAACCTGGCGAACCTTGTGGAACTGTTCCGGGAGGACCGTCGGTCCCATACGCGCATCGATCTCGCCGGACTCGGCGTCGAGCATCATGTTGCGGTCCGCACCAAAGGCGGCTCGACCGAGATGAAGCTCATCAACATCTCGGCAGGCGGCGCTCGGTTGGAAGCCGACACGAATACGCGGTCCATCGTGGAGCAGGAGGAGAGGATAACGCTGCTGTCTCGTTTCCCCAAGGATTCCGGCTTGCCCGGGGAGATGCGCGCCGAGGTCCGTTGGGCCGGGGGCACGCTCGTGGGCATTCAGTTCGAGAAAATTCTCCCCATCGATGAATCCGGTCTTGAAAGAGTGTTGCGGGCACTCAAAGGTCGCTGA
- the rd gene encoding rubredoxin: MDKYICNICGYEYDPEAGDPDNGVKPGTPFEDIPDDWVCPICGAPKDDFSKVS, from the coding sequence ATGGACAAGTACATCTGCAATATTTGCGGCTATGAATACGATCCCGAAGCCGGCGACCCCGACAACGGCGTGAAGCCCGGCACCCCTTTCGAGGACATCCCGGATGACTGGGTCTGCCCCATTTGCGGCGCTCCCAAGGATGACTTCTCGAAGGTTTCCTGA
- a CDS encoding FprA family A-type flavoprotein, which yields MRAIKIRDDIYWVGAVDWLSRDFHGYSRSPWGTTYNAYLVKDEKITLFDTVKREYAGSLMCGMSHVLDSLEDVDYIVVNHLEPDHAGSLDELVAACKPEKIFCSPMCHKAMETYFPQARDWPVEVMESKSTLSLGKRTVQFIETRMLHWPDSMFSYIPEEKILISNDAFGQNIASTERYADEVDRGLLDRLMREYYGNIVLPFSPIVLKTLEAVGELGLEIDLIAPDHGLMFRGEDVQYVLKRYQEFAEQKPSMKAVVFYDTMWHSTEKLAGAITQGLEEEGVSVHLLSLKHNHHSAVMTEIMDAGAVVVGSPTHNNGILPNVAAMLQYMKGLKPKNKIGGAFGSFGWSGESTKILTDWLEEMKVEQPQDALRFKNAPTHEMLGQAAEWGRNLGRALKEKVGA from the coding sequence ATGCGTGCTATCAAGATACGCGACGATATTTACTGGGTAGGCGCTGTGGACTGGCTCTCCAGGGACTTCCACGGCTACTCCCGCTCGCCCTGGGGCACCACCTACAACGCCTATCTGGTCAAGGACGAGAAGATCACGCTGTTCGACACGGTGAAGCGCGAATACGCCGGCTCGCTCATGTGTGGCATGAGCCACGTGCTCGATTCGCTTGAGGACGTGGACTACATTGTGGTGAACCATCTGGAGCCGGACCACGCGGGCAGCCTGGACGAGCTCGTGGCTGCCTGCAAGCCGGAAAAGATATTCTGCTCGCCCATGTGCCACAAGGCCATGGAGACATACTTCCCGCAGGCCAGGGACTGGCCCGTGGAGGTGATGGAGAGCAAGTCCACCCTGAGTCTTGGAAAGCGCACCGTGCAATTCATTGAAACGCGGATGCTCCACTGGCCGGACTCCATGTTCAGCTATATCCCCGAAGAAAAAATCCTCATCTCCAACGACGCCTTTGGCCAGAACATTGCTTCCACCGAGCGCTACGCCGATGAAGTGGACAGGGGGCTGCTGGACCGGCTGATGCGCGAGTACTACGGCAATATCGTGCTGCCGTTCTCACCCATCGTGCTCAAGACCCTGGAGGCTGTCGGCGAACTCGGCCTGGAGATCGATCTCATTGCCCCGGACCATGGGCTCATGTTCCGCGGTGAGGATGTGCAGTACGTCCTGAAGCGTTACCAGGAGTTTGCCGAGCAGAAACCCAGCATGAAGGCCGTGGTGTTCTACGACACCATGTGGCACTCCACGGAAAAGCTCGCCGGCGCCATAACCCAGGGCCTGGAGGAAGAGGGCGTGTCCGTGCATCTGCTTTCGCTCAAGCACAACCACCACAGCGCTGTGATGACCGAGATCATGGACGCCGGCGCCGTGGTGGTAGGCTCGCCCACGCATAACAACGGCATCCTGCCCAACGTGGCCGCGATGCTTCAGTACATGAAAGGCCTCAAGCCCAAGAACAAGATAGGCGGCGCCTTCGGCTCATTCGGCTGGTCCGGAGAATCCACCAAGATCCTTACCGATTGGCTCGAAGAGATGAAGGTGGAGCAGCCGCAGGATGCGTTGCGCTTCAAGAACGCGCCCACGCATGAAATGCTGGGCCAGGCGGCTGAGTGGGGGCGCAATCTGGGCCGTGCGCTCAAGGAAAAAGTCGGTGCATAG
- a CDS encoding cytochrome ubiquinol oxidase subunit I codes for MDVLLLSRLQFAVATFFHFIFVPLTLGLSIIIAIMETKYVRSGDEEYKRMAKFWGKLFLINFALGVVTGITLEFQFGTNWSRYSAYVGDIFGSLLAVEATAAFFLESTFIAVWVFGWERISKKLHMVTIWLVALAANLSAFWIIMANGFMQHPVGYVMRNGRAELDDFFAVITNPFAWHQFVHTLFGSWMASGFFVLGVSAYHLMKKNEVAFFKKSFNIGLVFALVFSVLVATQGHFHGNEVSERQPTKLAAMESHWETQTNAPFCILTIPKLNNEGNYVETMCIPSLLSLLAFNDPGAEVVGLNDFPKEDRPPVLLTFLSFRLMIALGMLFPLLAILAWYWRNKLPEKQWFGRLLIYAIPLPIIALEAGWALAEVGRQPWIVWGIMRTSEAVSPVATSQVATSLVAIILLYTFLGIIDIFLLKRVAQRGPATQQPAQAHKE; via the coding sequence ATGGACGTCTTGTTGTTATCGCGACTGCAATTCGCAGTGGCGACATTTTTCCACTTCATATTCGTGCCCCTGACTCTGGGGTTGTCGATCATCATCGCGATAATGGAGACGAAGTACGTTCGCTCCGGCGATGAAGAGTATAAACGCATGGCCAAGTTCTGGGGCAAACTGTTCCTCATCAACTTCGCCCTCGGCGTTGTCACCGGCATCACCCTGGAGTTCCAGTTCGGCACCAACTGGTCGCGCTATTCCGCTTACGTGGGCGATATCTTCGGCTCGCTCCTGGCCGTGGAAGCCACGGCGGCATTCTTCCTGGAGTCCACGTTCATCGCGGTCTGGGTTTTTGGCTGGGAGCGCATCAGCAAGAAGCTTCATATGGTCACGATATGGCTGGTGGCATTGGCTGCGAACCTCTCCGCGTTCTGGATCATCATGGCCAACGGATTCATGCAGCATCCGGTGGGCTACGTGATGCGCAACGGCCGCGCCGAGCTCGACGATTTTTTCGCGGTGATCACCAACCCCTTTGCCTGGCACCAGTTCGTGCATACGCTCTTCGGCTCGTGGATGGCTTCCGGCTTCTTCGTGCTGGGCGTGTCGGCCTATCATCTGATGAAGAAAAACGAAGTGGCGTTCTTCAAAAAGTCGTTCAACATCGGCCTGGTCTTTGCGCTGGTCTTTTCCGTGCTTGTGGCCACGCAAGGGCACTTCCACGGCAACGAGGTCTCCGAGAGGCAGCCTACCAAGCTGGCGGCCATGGAATCCCACTGGGAGACCCAGACCAACGCGCCATTCTGCATTCTGACCATTCCGAAGCTGAACAACGAGGGCAACTACGTGGAAACCATGTGCATTCCGTCGTTGCTCAGCCTTCTCGCCTTCAACGATCCCGGCGCGGAGGTCGTGGGCCTCAACGACTTCCCGAAAGAAGACAGGCCTCCCGTGCTGCTGACCTTCCTGAGCTTCCGCCTCATGATCGCACTGGGCATGCTGTTCCCGCTCCTGGCTATCCTCGCGTGGTACTGGCGCAACAAGTTGCCGGAGAAGCAATGGTTCGGGCGGTTGCTCATCTACGCAATCCCGTTGCCGATCATCGCTCTGGAGGCCGGCTGGGCCCTGGCGGAGGTCGGGCGCCAGCCATGGATCGTATGGGGGATAATGCGCACCAGCGAGGCAGTGTCGCCTGTAGCCACATCGCAGGTCGCCACCTCCCTCGTGGCCATCATCCTGCTGTACACCTTCCTGGGAATCATAGACATCTTCCTGCTCAAGCGCGTTGCCCAGCGCGGCCCCGCAACGCAACAGCCCGCCCAAGCGCACAAGGAGTAA
- the cydB gene encoding cytochrome d ubiquinol oxidase subunit II, translating to MLETTWFILWGVLWALYFVLDGFDLGIGILMPFLGKTERDRRVMYNAQGPFWDANEVWLITAGGVTFAAFPGTYAVMFSSLYTPLMLLLFALILRGVTFEFRHMDENSKWKKLWDSCMVGGSFVAALLLGVAFANIFMGIPIDAEGVNQGTLLTLLNPYGLAGGVVFVLVFCLHGSLWLSVKAHGELEQRARKVARALWFVVAIGAVAFLFLSAVFTNLYANYLANPLLFAIPLAAVAGLILARMAMGQDKYWLAFLWSGLFIVGVAFFGIAGIYPALLPSSLDPAYSMTIANSSSSTLTLQIMLGVTLVMVPIVLLYQLWVYRTFSFKLEHDDDLYY from the coding sequence ATGCTTGAGACAACATGGTTCATCCTCTGGGGCGTTCTCTGGGCCCTGTACTTCGTGCTCGACGGTTTCGATCTCGGCATCGGCATCCTCATGCCGTTTCTGGGTAAAACAGAACGCGACCGCCGCGTAATGTACAACGCCCAGGGACCGTTCTGGGACGCCAACGAAGTCTGGCTGATAACCGCCGGCGGCGTGACCTTCGCCGCTTTCCCCGGCACCTATGCGGTCATGTTCAGCAGCCTGTATACGCCGCTCATGCTACTGCTCTTCGCGCTCATCCTTCGCGGGGTTACCTTCGAGTTCCGACACATGGACGAGAACAGCAAGTGGAAGAAGCTCTGGGACAGCTGCATGGTGGGCGGCAGCTTCGTGGCCGCATTGCTACTGGGCGTGGCGTTCGCGAATATCTTCATGGGCATCCCCATCGATGCGGAAGGCGTCAACCAGGGCACGTTGCTGACTCTGCTCAACCCGTACGGACTGGCCGGAGGCGTCGTCTTCGTGCTGGTGTTCTGCCTCCACGGCAGCCTGTGGCTCAGCGTCAAGGCGCATGGAGAGTTGGAGCAACGCGCTCGCAAAGTGGCCCGCGCACTATGGTTCGTGGTCGCCATCGGCGCGGTGGCGTTCCTGTTCCTGTCCGCCGTGTTCACGAACCTGTACGCCAACTATCTGGCCAACCCATTGCTTTTCGCCATTCCGCTGGCGGCGGTGGCGGGGTTGATCCTGGCCCGCATGGCCATGGGCCAGGACAAATACTGGCTTGCTTTCCTGTGGTCCGGCCTGTTCATCGTGGGCGTGGCTTTCTTCGGCATTGCCGGCATCTACCCGGCGCTGCTGCCCTCCAGCCTGGATCCGGCATACTCCATGACCATCGCGAACTCGTCTTCGAGCACGCTGACCCTGCAGATCATGCTGGGCGTGACGCTTGTCATGGTGCCCATCGTGCTGCTCTATCAACTGTGGGTATACCGTACCTTCAGCTTCAAGCTGGAGCATGACGACGATCTGTACTACTAG
- a CDS encoding MerR family transcriptional regulator — protein sequence MAATAAKHHDPGLLTIAEIAKRYDLPESTARYYCKRFLEFLPHVGHGKRRRYRPEAMDVFAIILLEMKKRKDAAAVEAVLEDSVPRVEEITPPAAGRGERDSPPIGTDIDGSAFMATIERQNEALQGIASALTRLASAQSEVKTLKDQVARQQTALERLSNEVARIRSLQDDAESTHQQDLEQLRRHLGHLAGELRKVQGE from the coding sequence ATGGCCGCTACTGCCGCAAAGCACCACGATCCCGGTTTGCTCACTATCGCGGAAATTGCCAAGCGCTATGATCTTCCCGAGTCCACAGCGCGCTACTACTGCAAACGGTTTCTGGAATTCCTGCCCCATGTGGGCCATGGCAAGCGCCGACGGTACCGGCCCGAGGCCATGGATGTCTTTGCGATTATTCTTCTCGAAATGAAGAAACGCAAGGACGCCGCCGCTGTTGAAGCCGTGCTGGAAGATTCCGTGCCCCGGGTGGAGGAAATCACCCCCCCGGCTGCTGGCCGCGGCGAACGAGACAGCCCCCCCATTGGAACGGATATCGATGGCTCCGCGTTCATGGCCACCATCGAGCGTCAGAACGAAGCCTTGCAGGGGATAGCCTCCGCCCTTACGCGCCTCGCGTCGGCTCAGAGCGAGGTCAAGACGCTCAAGGACCAGGTGGCGCGTCAACAGACCGCCCTCGAACGGTTGAGCAACGAGGTCGCCCGCATCCGCAGCCTGCAGGACGACGCCGAAAGCACTCACCAGCAGGACCTCGAACAACTGCGCCGGCATCTCGGGCACCTGGCAGGAGAGCTCCGCAAGGTTCAGGGCGAATAA
- a CDS encoding HU family DNA-binding protein: protein MFTKAQFVESMKEALPDVFPTKGSADKAFDAFCKILGDAISSDQGVRLPNVGTFSLTKRAARTGRNPQTGDTIRIPAKRVIRFNPAKNLKEALNK, encoded by the coding sequence ATGTTTACAAAGGCACAGTTTGTTGAATCCATGAAAGAGGCGCTGCCGGACGTTTTTCCTACGAAGGGCAGCGCCGACAAGGCGTTTGACGCATTTTGCAAGATTCTGGGCGACGCCATTTCCTCGGACCAGGGCGTACGCCTGCCCAACGTGGGCACCTTCAGCCTCACCAAGCGCGCCGCACGCACGGGCCGCAATCCCCAGACGGGCGACACCATTCGAATTCCGGCCAAGCGGGTGATCCGCTTCAACCCGGCGAAGAATCTCAAAGAGGCGCTCAATAAGTAG
- a CDS encoding ABC transporter ATP-binding protein, with amino-acid sequence MRPFPRFDPSLLFGKHLWRIFAFAKPYRQRIGLGLVLNAFARFFDLLPLIIVGRVVDAINAAVEGTRAIAPEDFLVYGGIVLGTFLCLALFQSSSDYLLDSMAQKVRHDLRTKLYEHLQTLDIAFFEERQTGDILAVVSNDVDNLERFFSDVTTSMVRLVITFVGTFGFLFYLDWRLALLLITPLPFAFFAVRFFATRVSPQYRAARQAVGSINSMLENNIQGMGVIQAYTAESHQAERIRGESANYRDATINAAFERARFVPLLYTIAGFAFALLIAGGGYLTFAELGPSIGDYTSFILLAMRLILPLFVFGMLINQIQRSEASARRIRELLAQKPTRDENPHARVLQQAPQRIEFENVSFAYPGRERTITNVTFSMEPGQMIGVVGPTGAGKSTLVKLLLRYYQPDSGRILVDSSPMRAIDMESFRRQVGYVSQDAFLFFGSVAENIALGAPDSTRKAIERAAEIAGAHEFITALPQGYDTPVGERGLKLSGGQRQRISLARAVLRDPPILVLDEATSAVDTRTEALIQENLRAFRNRRMTLAVAHRLSTVRASDSILVLVDGVVVENGDHESLLAQNGAYANLWAVQSGEAVADDNTVS; translated from the coding sequence ATGCGACCGTTTCCCCGATTCGACCCGTCGTTGCTTTTCGGCAAGCATCTCTGGCGGATATTCGCCTTCGCCAAGCCCTACCGCCAGCGCATCGGCCTGGGACTGGTGCTCAACGCCTTCGCACGCTTCTTCGATCTGCTGCCCCTTATCATCGTGGGCCGTGTGGTGGATGCCATCAACGCAGCCGTCGAGGGCACGCGGGCCATCGCTCCGGAAGACTTCCTGGTTTACGGCGGCATCGTGCTTGGCACGTTTCTCTGCCTCGCGCTGTTCCAGTCCTCATCGGACTACCTCCTGGACTCCATGGCCCAGAAGGTGCGGCACGACCTGCGCACAAAGCTGTACGAGCACCTGCAAACCCTGGACATCGCCTTCTTCGAGGAACGTCAAACCGGCGACATCCTCGCCGTGGTGTCCAACGACGTGGACAACCTGGAGCGTTTTTTCTCGGACGTGACCACCTCTATGGTGCGGCTCGTCATCACCTTTGTAGGCACGTTCGGATTTTTGTTCTACCTTGACTGGCGGCTCGCCCTGCTGCTTATCACGCCCCTGCCTTTCGCATTCTTCGCCGTGCGCTTCTTCGCAACACGGGTATCTCCCCAGTACCGGGCGGCGCGGCAGGCCGTGGGTTCCATCAACTCGATGCTTGAGAACAATATCCAGGGCATGGGCGTCATCCAGGCGTACACCGCCGAGTCCCACCAGGCCGAACGCATCCGCGGCGAATCCGCCAACTACCGCGACGCCACAATCAACGCGGCATTCGAGCGGGCGCGCTTCGTCCCCCTGCTGTACACCATCGCCGGTTTTGCATTCGCCCTGCTCATCGCCGGTGGCGGCTACCTGACCTTTGCGGAACTCGGGCCATCCATAGGCGACTACACCTCGTTCATCCTGCTGGCCATGCGGCTTATCCTTCCGCTTTTCGTCTTCGGCATGCTTATCAACCAGATCCAGCGGTCCGAGGCCTCGGCCCGCCGCATCCGCGAACTTCTGGCGCAAAAGCCGACACGGGACGAGAACCCGCACGCTCGCGTACTGCAGCAGGCGCCGCAACGCATCGAGTTCGAGAACGTGTCCTTTGCCTATCCCGGCCGGGAGCGGACAATCACCAACGTCACCTTCTCCATGGAGCCCGGACAGATGATCGGCGTGGTGGGCCCCACGGGCGCCGGGAAATCCACCCTGGTCAAACTGCTGCTGCGCTACTATCAGCCGGATTCGGGCCGCATCCTCGTGGACAGTTCGCCCATGCGCGCCATAGACATGGAAAGCTTCCGCCGGCAGGTGGGCTACGTCTCGCAGGACGCCTTCCTGTTCTTCGGCTCAGTCGCGGAAAACATCGCCCTGGGCGCGCCGGACTCGACTCGGAAGGCCATCGAACGGGCGGCTGAGATCGCCGGGGCGCACGAGTTCATCACCGCCTTGCCCCAGGGCTACGACACCCCGGTAGGCGAACGCGGGCTCAAGCTCTCCGGCGGCCAGCGACAGCGCATCTCCCTGGCTCGCGCCGTGCTGCGCGACCCGCCCATACTCGTTCTGGACGAGGCGACCTCTGCTGTGGACACCCGCACCGAAGCGCTCATCCAGGAAAACCTGCGCGCCTTCCGCAACCGCCGCATGACGCTGGCTGTGGCGCACAGGCTCTCCACCGTACGGGCGAGCGACTCCATTCTCGTGCTTGTGGACGGCGTGGTGGTGGAAAACGGCGACCACGAAAGCCTGCTGGCCCAGAACGGCGCGTACGCCAATCTCTGGGCGGTGCAGAGCGGCGAAGCCGTGGCCGACGATAATACTGTGTCTTGA